The following are encoded in a window of bacterium genomic DNA:
- the aroA gene encoding 3-phosphoshikimate 1-carboxyvinyltransferase, producing MQIETCGPLNAVVLAPGSKSLTQRALLLAALAHGESRLKGALLCQDTLHLIRALRGLGATIKEDGPDLLVHGTGGKLRNPGREFFVGNNATALRFLSSALCLGSGTYRLTGSPRLCQRPVGPLLEALAELGGRVASQKGDGCAPILVQGSGALRGGSIKLDGSQSSQYASSLLLVAPLMSDGLELQLGEKAVSRPYVSLTVQSMRAFGVDVVAQESPRRFFVPGGQRYRASFMEIEGDLSSASYFLAAAALCGGKVRVQGVRRDTFQGDIRICQVLEHMGSRVTCGPDWIQVEGGPLRHGHMELDLGDAPDLVPTVAVVAAARQGLTRIAGVAHLRFKESDRLEVLAQNLHKAGVQVEQLEDGLVIHGGNPHSAEIDPHGDHRMAMSFAVLGLRVPGMIIRDPDCVAKSYPGFWQDLRKVGGSWR from the coding sequence ATGCAGATTGAGACCTGCGGCCCCCTCAATGCCGTGGTGCTAGCCCCTGGCTCCAAGAGCCTCACCCAGAGGGCCCTTCTGCTGGCGGCCCTGGCCCATGGAGAAAGCCGGCTAAAAGGCGCTCTTTTGTGCCAAGACACCCTCCATCTGATCCGGGCCCTAAGAGGGCTTGGGGCGACCATAAAGGAGGATGGCCCGGATCTCCTGGTGCACGGCACAGGAGGGAAGTTGCGAAATCCTGGCAGGGAGTTTTTTGTGGGCAACAACGCAACGGCCCTCAGGTTTCTGAGCTCGGCTCTGTGCCTGGGCTCTGGGACGTACAGACTCACAGGTTCGCCCAGGCTCTGCCAGAGGCCCGTGGGACCCCTGTTGGAAGCTCTGGCTGAGTTGGGTGGGAGGGTGGCCAGCCAGAAAGGTGATGGGTGTGCTCCCATCCTGGTTCAGGGCAGCGGTGCATTGAGAGGAGGCAGCATCAAGCTGGATGGATCCCAAAGCAGCCAGTACGCCTCATCCCTGCTCTTGGTTGCTCCGCTCATGTCAGACGGCCTGGAGCTCCAGCTAGGGGAAAAGGCCGTGTCCAGGCCATATGTGAGCTTGACCGTTCAGAGCATGAGGGCCTTTGGGGTGGATGTGGTGGCACAGGAGTCTCCCCGCAGGTTTTTTGTGCCTGGAGGGCAGCGCTACAGGGCAAGCTTCATGGAGATAGAGGGGGATTTATCCAGCGCTTCTTATTTTCTTGCTGCCGCAGCGCTTTGCGGTGGAAAGGTGAGGGTGCAAGGAGTAAGGAGAGATACTTTCCAGGGAGACATTCGTATCTGCCAGGTGCTGGAACACATGGGCTCCAGGGTCACATGTGGCCCTGACTGGATCCAGGTGGAGGGTGGCCCTTTGAGACATGGGCACATGGAACTGGATCTGGGAGATGCCCCGGATCTGGTCCCCACGGTGGCAGTTGTGGCAGCAGCCCGCCAGGGGCTAACTCGCATCGCGGGTGTGGCCCATCTCAGGTTCAAGGAAAGCGATAGGCTAGAGGTGCTGGCCCAGAATCTGCACAAGGCGGGTGTGCAGGTGGAGCAATTGGAGGACGGCCTGGTGATCCATGGCGGTAATCCCCACTCAGCGGAGATAGACCCCCACGGCGACCACCGCATGGCCATGAGCTTCGCGGTGTTGGGTCTGAGAGTCCCGGGCATGATCATCAGGGATCCTGACTGCGTTGCCAAGTCATACCCTGGATTCTGGCAGGATCTCAGGAAGGTAGGTGGTTCATGGAGATAA
- a CDS encoding shikimate dehydrogenase, with protein sequence MDKKTDSGWLEQGQVYGLLGNPVAHSLSPLMHRAAFRAMGLRADYVAFQVVDLPSAIGGIRGLNICGASVTIPFKEKVMCLLEEVEDVASKIGAVNTILNGRGRLMGQNTDWLGFQKAISAHVQVCGKTFLILGTGGTARAAAFAIWSLGGTAVVLGRDLKKARNLARELGCSYESMEGLGEIEALGLINTTPVGMAPRVEESLVPRRILGKFQVVMDVVYNPLDTRLLREARQQGSLAIGGIEMFVHQGAEQIRIWTGMEPPLELMRNVVISRLEGKDAD encoded by the coding sequence GTGGACAAGAAGACTGATTCAGGGTGGCTGGAACAAGGGCAGGTCTACGGGCTTCTGGGAAACCCCGTGGCCCACAGCCTCTCTCCGCTCATGCACAGGGCGGCATTCAGAGCCATGGGACTAAGGGCGGATTACGTGGCTTTTCAGGTGGTGGATCTGCCTTCTGCCATAGGGGGCATCAGGGGGCTGAACATCTGCGGGGCAAGCGTGACCATACCATTCAAGGAAAAGGTCATGTGCCTTTTGGAGGAGGTGGAAGATGTGGCATCCAAGATAGGTGCCGTAAACACCATCTTGAATGGCCGAGGAAGGCTCATGGGGCAAAACACCGACTGGTTGGGTTTCCAGAAGGCCATATCGGCCCATGTACAGGTTTGTGGAAAGACATTCCTCATACTCGGCACAGGGGGCACTGCCAGGGCTGCAGCGTTCGCCATATGGAGCCTTGGCGGTACAGCAGTGGTTTTGGGCAGGGACCTAAAAAAAGCCAGGAATCTGGCCCGGGAGCTGGGATGCTCTTACGAGTCCATGGAAGGCCTTGGGGAAATAGAGGCCTTGGGCCTCATAAACACAACACCTGTGGGCATGGCTCCCCGGGTGGAAGAGAGCCTTGTGCCAAGGCGGATCTTGGGGAAGTTCCAGGTGGTGATGGATGTGGTCTACAACCCCCTTGATACAAGGCTCCTTCGGGAAGCTAGGCAACAAGGCTCCTTGGCCATAGGTGGGATAGAGATGTTCGTGCATCAGGGGGCCGAGCAAATCCGGATCTGGACAGGCATGGAGCCTCCTTTGGAACTCATGAGGAATGTTGTGATTTCTCGCTTGGAGGGAAAGGATGCAGATTGA
- a CDS encoding type I 3-dehydroquinate dehydratase has product MICASIRARDTKEALDQMELAFGVAHLVELRLDLMDEWDLELLLSGKKGPVVVTARSSREGGGFRGSEEERIRLLGEAVEMGADFVDAELSTQGRLLETLRDQIRRKGNSTRLILSWHNWKHTPSTRTLRSVVLRCLGAGAAIAKVVTTASRPEHNLAALELICWARAHGIPTICFCMGELGRPSRVMAPLLGAPFTYGCLGPGKEVAPGQIGVSELRMALEILGGGCGQED; this is encoded by the coding sequence ATGATATGCGCTTCCATAAGAGCGCGTGACACAAAAGAAGCTCTGGATCAGATGGAGCTTGCCTTTGGGGTGGCCCATCTGGTGGAGCTCAGGCTGGATCTCATGGATGAGTGGGATCTTGAGCTTCTCCTTTCTGGAAAAAAGGGACCAGTTGTGGTCACGGCCCGAAGTAGCCGAGAGGGTGGGGGTTTTAGAGGAAGCGAAGAAGAGAGGATCCGTCTTTTGGGAGAGGCGGTGGAGATGGGAGCGGATTTCGTGGATGCGGAGTTGAGCACCCAGGGCAGGCTCCTTGAGACCCTCCGGGATCAAATCAGGCGCAAAGGAAATTCCACCCGCCTCATCCTCTCCTGGCACAATTGGAAGCATACCCCTTCGACTAGGACTCTCAGATCTGTGGTGCTCAGGTGCCTTGGGGCAGGGGCAGCAATAGCCAAGGTGGTGACAACAGCATCAAGGCCTGAGCACAACCTTGCGGCGCTTGAGCTGATCTGCTGGGCTAGGGCCCATGGCATACCCACCATATGCTTCTGCATGGGAGAGCTGGGAAGACCCAGTAGGGTCATGGCTCCCCTTTTGGGGGCTCCCTTCACATATGGATGCCTGGGCCCAGGCAAGGAGGTGGCTCCAGGCCAGATAGGAGTCTCAGAGCTTAGAATGGCCTTGGAGATTCTGGGAGGAGGATGTGGACAAGAAGACTGA
- the pheA gene encoding prephenate dehydratase: protein MKSHSLEELRLQLEEKDRQIVQLLNDRAKIAGLIGEAKKAMGREVYDPVQEARVLDRLQGFNHGPLSMEYLRDIFREILSCCRAVQEPATVAFLGPQGSFSHLAAMTHFGQASQFMDLATIQDVFGAAETGQAQWAVVPIENSAEGSVKATLDGLVSTTLKVRGEVSVRITHCLLSQAHSLEPIERVYSHPQGLAQCQRWLKEHLPGRQLVEVSSTSEGALRAARDPEGAAVASRLSAELHGIPILAEAIEDSPANTTRFLVLGKGQSQPTGKDKTSLLFSTKHLPGALCRALWPLARERVNLLRIESYPIRDRAWQYMFFADIQGHESDVPVSRALQNMEDEVTLLRVLGSYPRDWRQQ from the coding sequence ATGAAAAGCCATTCTCTGGAAGAATTACGTTTGCAACTGGAAGAGAAGGACAGGCAGATCGTGCAGCTCCTCAACGATCGGGCCAAAATTGCCGGGCTGATCGGTGAGGCCAAAAAAGCCATGGGCCGAGAGGTGTATGATCCGGTACAGGAGGCCAGGGTCCTTGATCGTCTCCAGGGATTCAATCACGGGCCTCTTTCCATGGAGTACCTGAGGGACATATTCCGAGAGATTCTATCTTGCTGCAGGGCCGTCCAGGAACCCGCCACAGTGGCTTTTTTGGGTCCCCAAGGCTCCTTCAGCCACCTGGCAGCCATGACCCACTTCGGACAGGCCTCCCAGTTCATGGACTTGGCCACCATCCAGGATGTTTTTGGAGCAGCAGAAACAGGACAGGCCCAATGGGCCGTGGTGCCCATAGAGAACTCTGCCGAGGGCTCGGTGAAGGCCACCCTGGATGGGTTGGTATCAACCACACTCAAGGTCAGGGGGGAGGTTTCGGTGCGCATAACCCACTGCCTTCTGTCCCAAGCCCACTCTCTGGAGCCCATTGAGCGTGTATATTCTCATCCCCAGGGCCTGGCTCAGTGCCAGAGGTGGCTCAAGGAGCACCTCCCTGGAAGACAGCTGGTGGAGGTATCCAGCACATCCGAGGGGGCTCTGCGGGCTGCCAGGGATCCTGAGGGAGCTGCTGTGGCAAGTCGCCTGAGCGCAGAGCTCCACGGCATTCCGATTCTGGCTGAGGCTATAGAGGATTCTCCTGCCAACACAACGCGTTTTCTTGTGCTGGGAAAAGGCCAGAGCCAACCCACGGGCAAGGACAAGACCTCGCTGCTTTTTAGTACCAAGCACCTCCCAGGGGCTCTGTGCAGGGCCCTTTGGCCCCTGGCCCGAGAAAGGGTCAATCTTCTGCGCATAGAGTCTTACCCGATCAGGGATAGAGCATGGCAGTACATGTTCTTTGCAGACATCCAGGGGCACGAATCAGATGTGCCGGTCTCCAGGGCCTTGCAAAACATGGAAGATGAGGTGACCTTGCTTCGGGTTCTGGGGTCTTACCCGAGGGATTGGAGGCAGCAATGA
- the aroB gene encoding 3-dehydroquinate synthase: MKSIAVRLERTQQLSHEILIGRHIMDRVGLLMLRHRWASNYVLVADSHVASLHACSILETLCSVGLRVHMLEVPPGEGSKSMEICLDLIRRLMLLGADRGFALLALGGGVVGDLTGFVASMYMRGIPYVQIPTTLLAQVDSSIGGKTGIDLPEGKNLVGTFHQPRAVFVDLAFLDTLSQAQIREGLAEVIKYGLIEDPELLRKLESSPELWKNQDPGAMEELVTKCCVIKKRFVEMDEMDRGVRRILNFGHTVGHAVEAESGYRLSHGEAVSVGMAAETRISARLGHLPWEEAMRLEDLLKSMGLPVRLPRGLSVSQILSRMEKDKKREGGRLPFVLLRRPGLPFLDDSVGAHLVRDVLEELGA, encoded by the coding sequence ATGAAATCCATTGCAGTGAGACTAGAGAGGACGCAGCAGTTATCCCACGAAATCCTTATCGGCCGGCACATAATGGACCGCGTGGGGCTTCTGATGCTCAGGCACAGGTGGGCCTCAAACTATGTTCTTGTTGCTGACTCCCATGTGGCCTCCCTTCATGCATGTTCAATTCTGGAGACGCTTTGCTCTGTGGGTCTGAGAGTGCACATGCTGGAGGTGCCTCCAGGGGAGGGATCCAAGAGCATGGAGATCTGCCTGGATCTGATCCGCAGGCTCATGCTTTTGGGGGCAGACAGGGGCTTTGCACTCTTGGCCTTGGGAGGGGGAGTAGTGGGGGATCTAACGGGTTTTGTGGCTTCCATGTACATGAGGGGGATTCCCTACGTGCAAATTCCAACCACCCTTCTGGCCCAGGTGGACAGCAGCATAGGCGGCAAGACCGGTATCGATCTTCCAGAGGGGAAGAACCTCGTAGGTACTTTTCATCAACCCAGAGCGGTTTTCGTGGATCTGGCGTTCTTGGACACCCTGTCCCAGGCTCAGATCAGGGAAGGTCTGGCCGAGGTGATAAAGTACGGGCTCATAGAGGATCCTGAACTTCTAAGAAAGCTGGAATCCAGCCCAGAGCTGTGGAAGAACCAGGACCCGGGGGCCATGGAAGAGCTTGTGACCAAGTGCTGCGTCATAAAAAAGCGGTTCGTTGAGATGGACGAGATGGACCGAGGAGTGCGCCGCATCCTCAATTTCGGCCACACAGTGGGCCACGCCGTGGAGGCCGAGTCCGGCTACAGGCTCTCTCACGGGGAGGCTGTGTCAGTGGGGATGGCAGCTGAAACAAGGATCTCTGCCAGACTGGGTCACCTTCCCTGGGAAGAGGCTATGCGTCTGGAAGACCTCCTGAAGTCCATGGGGCTTCCGGTGAGGCTTCCCAGAGGGCTTTCGGTCTCACAGATCCTGAGCCGCATGGAGAAAGACAAGAAACGAGAGGGAGGAAGGCTTCCCTTCGTGCTTCTCAGGCGGCCTGGGCTGCCTTTCTTGGATGATTCGGTGGGTGCTCATCTGGTGCGGGATGTGCTCGAGGAGCTTGGGGCATGA
- the aroF gene encoding 3-deoxy-7-phosphoheptulonate synthase, producing the protein MFIVMSRQATGNHIQQVAKWVESVGLCARVARDADRAIIGVLGDGTALSPLVLSATEKFSGVERVVPVAKPYPLASREARDSRTTVRVGCLEIGGENLVVMAGPCSVESQEQLMEAAYVVKKAGAQVLRGGAFKPRTSPYSFQGMGEEGLRLLRKAADQVGLPVVTEVMNTEDVPLVEEYAEILQIGARNVQNFPLLRRVGKSSRPVLLKRGMMTTVEELLMSAEYILSAGNDQVVLCERGIRTFETATRSTLDLSAVPVLRELTHLPIIVDPSHAAGNWKYVLPLARAAVAAGADGLLVEVHPHPQEALCDGAQSLKPENFYCLMEQVRAMEQTMQSCRREFS; encoded by the coding sequence ATGTTCATAGTCATGTCCAGGCAGGCCACAGGCAATCATATTCAGCAGGTGGCCAAGTGGGTGGAGTCCGTTGGGCTTTGCGCCCGGGTGGCCAGGGATGCCGACAGGGCCATAATAGGGGTTCTGGGGGATGGCACGGCTCTCAGTCCCCTGGTGCTCAGCGCCACGGAGAAGTTCTCAGGGGTGGAGAGGGTGGTGCCTGTAGCCAAACCCTATCCCCTGGCCAGTAGAGAGGCCAGGGACTCCAGGACAACAGTGCGCGTGGGCTGCCTTGAGATAGGTGGAGAGAACCTGGTGGTCATGGCCGGTCCATGCTCGGTGGAGAGCCAGGAGCAGCTTATGGAGGCCGCGTATGTTGTGAAAAAAGCCGGTGCACAGGTTCTTCGAGGAGGAGCCTTCAAGCCAAGAACTTCTCCCTACAGCTTCCAGGGCATGGGCGAGGAGGGCTTGCGGCTACTTCGCAAGGCTGCTGACCAGGTGGGATTGCCCGTGGTGACAGAGGTGATGAACACAGAGGACGTGCCCCTGGTGGAGGAGTATGCGGAGATCCTCCAGATAGGGGCCAGAAACGTGCAGAACTTTCCTTTGCTCAGGAGAGTCGGGAAAAGCTCCAGGCCCGTGCTCCTCAAACGAGGCATGATGACCACGGTGGAGGAGCTCCTCATGTCCGCCGAGTACATCCTCTCGGCCGGAAATGATCAGGTAGTTCTTTGCGAACGTGGGATCCGAACCTTTGAAACCGCCACTCGCTCCACCCTGGATCTAAGTGCCGTGCCTGTGCTGAGGGAGCTGACCCACCTGCCCATAATCGTGGATCCCAGCCATGCTGCCGGGAACTGGAAGTATGTGCTCCCCCTGGCCAGGGCAGCGGTCGCTGCTGGGGCAGATGGTCTTCTGGTGGAGGTGCATCCCCATCCCCAAGAGGCCCTTTGCGACGGAGCCCAGTCCCTAAAGCCAGAGAATTTCTATTGTCTCATGGAGCAGGTGCGCGCCATGGAACAGACAATGCAGAGTTGCAGGCGGGAATTTTCATGA
- a CDS encoding adenine deaminase C-terminal domain-containing protein, with amino-acid sequence MSLLWRVALGKEPAQQVIRDAVLFNPFTREFLEHQAVWIAHGRVAYSGPDVEPPRNHATEVIQADGMVLLPGLIESHTHIVNRCSVEEFVRHSLPGGVTTVVTETIELASVVGMKGISVLVEALRDQPLRFFYTVPALCGLTEVEEIRAPVPEDMVSLLEDPMCLGLGEIYWGNLLWEGPQGQRVRRLAELGLERGKRVQGHTAGASGLKLQAYTVWGISSCHEPITAQEALERLRLGYWVMIREGGIRKELEGIRSLFHEVLDFRRLVLCTDSVDPEGFLSEGSLDGSVRKALAMGLDPGLIYQMVTLNPAEHLGLENQLGSLAPGRWADWVLIPSPRDYRPLMVAVGGKKVYGEGRLFVEPRTVDFPQAFYETVNPAPGPMLLPQAQGRVRVMELVSRLVTRELILDLDAPGAWEDLNWVVAMDRLAQGACFVGLLKGFGLKKGACGSTMCWDTADLITVGCDQVSMETVVARLREMGGGAVYAMGREVVAEYPAPVCGIISQEPMARVRDRIKGIQEAMARQGVPWEKSLLTIDTLATAAIPHLRITHRGYVRLKDRALLGLKP; translated from the coding sequence ATGAGTTTACTTTGGCGTGTGGCTTTGGGAAAGGAGCCAGCCCAACAGGTAATAAGAGATGCTGTGCTATTTAACCCCTTCACCAGAGAGTTTCTGGAGCATCAGGCCGTCTGGATTGCCCATGGGAGGGTGGCCTACTCAGGGCCTGATGTGGAGCCTCCTCGGAACCACGCCACCGAGGTGATCCAGGCTGATGGAATGGTGCTTCTTCCAGGCCTCATAGAGTCACACACCCACATAGTGAACAGGTGCTCAGTGGAGGAGTTCGTGCGCCACAGCCTTCCTGGAGGTGTCACCACCGTTGTAACGGAGACCATCGAATTGGCCAGCGTTGTGGGCATGAAGGGCATAAGTGTGCTGGTGGAAGCACTCAGGGATCAGCCCCTTAGATTCTTCTACACGGTGCCCGCCCTCTGTGGGCTTACCGAGGTGGAAGAGATCAGGGCACCTGTTCCCGAGGACATGGTCTCCTTGCTGGAAGATCCCATGTGCTTGGGCCTTGGGGAGATCTACTGGGGAAACCTCCTTTGGGAAGGCCCCCAAGGGCAGCGGGTAAGAAGGCTCGCAGAACTGGGACTGGAGAGAGGGAAAAGGGTGCAAGGGCATACGGCAGGGGCGAGCGGGCTTAAGCTCCAGGCTTACACGGTCTGGGGTATTTCCTCTTGTCACGAGCCCATAACAGCACAGGAGGCTCTGGAGAGGCTGCGCCTGGGCTATTGGGTCATGATCCGGGAGGGGGGCATAAGAAAGGAGCTGGAGGGGATCAGAAGTCTGTTCCATGAGGTTTTGGATTTCAGGCGCCTGGTGCTGTGCACAGACAGTGTGGATCCAGAAGGCTTTCTTAGCGAAGGCTCCCTGGATGGCTCCGTGAGAAAGGCCCTGGCAATGGGTCTGGATCCTGGGCTCATTTATCAGATGGTCACCCTGAATCCGGCCGAGCACTTGGGTTTGGAAAACCAGTTGGGTTCTTTGGCCCCGGGGAGATGGGCGGATTGGGTGCTCATCCCCTCTCCAAGAGATTATAGACCCCTCATGGTGGCAGTAGGCGGAAAGAAGGTGTATGGAGAAGGCAGGCTTTTCGTGGAGCCTCGCACAGTAGATTTTCCCCAGGCCTTTTATGAGACAGTCAATCCTGCGCCAGGTCCCATGTTATTGCCCCAAGCGCAAGGCAGGGTGCGGGTCATGGAACTGGTCAGCCGCCTGGTCACCCGGGAGCTGATCTTGGATCTGGATGCACCAGGAGCATGGGAAGATCTAAACTGGGTTGTAGCCATGGATAGGCTGGCCCAAGGAGCCTGCTTTGTGGGTCTTCTCAAGGGTTTTGGTCTCAAGAAGGGGGCTTGCGGCTCCACCATGTGCTGGGACACAGCAGACCTCATCACAGTGGGATGCGACCAGGTGTCCATGGAGACCGTTGTGGCCCGCCTAAGGGAAATGGGCGGTGGAGCAGTCTATGCCATGGGCCGGGAGGTAGTGGCCGAGTATCCCGCACCGGTTTGTGGCATCATATCCCAGGAGCCCATGGCCAGAGTGAGGGATCGCATCAAGGGAATCCAAGAAGCCATGGCCCGGCAAGGGGTTCCCTGGGAGAAAAGCCTTCTCACCATAGATACCCTGGCAACAGCCGCAATTCCACATCTCAGGATAACCCACAGGGGATATGTACGACTCAAGGATAGGGCCTTGCTGGGTTTGAAGCCGTAA
- a CDS encoding CoA-binding protein, with product MEHETNFLHGFFHPQSVAVVGASRNPTRIGHHLLGNLVHLGFQGRIYPIHPEPGEMLGLKTYSTIQELPEVVDLAVIGVSHELTPGILQECARKGVKRVVLVAGGFSETGEQGKKAQSAMKELLGRFGMRAVGPNALSPINSRNGLAVSFHPIERIEPGGLCLIFQSGLYEPRLEFLLGPFGLRLNKLLDLGNKMDINEVEALSYMYQDPHTRVIGIHLESAEGGAREFLGVIREAARKVPVVVLKSGRTEAGVRAAASHTGVMAGGNDALFDAALRQAGAIRAQGIEEFFDICKALERLSPFSMKGPRVALATLPGGEGVIVTDLCEMMGLRAARISDSSLEKLRPVFPGWEIGGNPFDLGVSVQFQHPVKVYQTYLQAMLSDPQVDAVAVMLPRWAARLPQDFLHPFQQVVPGGKPVVVWVPGMYGGEQPPLKWMEDRGIPVFPSPEKAIRTLAALYAWCRATGRIQEKMD from the coding sequence ATGGAACATGAGACAAACTTTCTTCACGGTTTTTTCCATCCCCAGAGCGTGGCGGTGGTGGGTGCCTCCAGAAATCCAACACGCATAGGGCACCACCTGCTGGGCAACCTGGTACATTTGGGCTTTCAGGGCCGAATCTACCCCATTCACCCAGAGCCGGGGGAGATGTTGGGACTCAAGACATATTCCACCATCCAGGAACTACCTGAGGTGGTGGATTTGGCCGTGATCGGAGTCTCCCATGAGCTGACCCCGGGGATTCTGCAGGAATGCGCCCGCAAAGGAGTGAAAAGGGTGGTTTTGGTGGCAGGGGGGTTTTCGGAGACCGGGGAGCAGGGCAAGAAAGCACAATCAGCCATGAAAGAGCTGTTGGGCAGGTTTGGGATGCGGGCTGTGGGGCCCAATGCCCTCAGTCCCATAAACTCCAGAAACGGCTTGGCCGTGAGTTTTCACCCCATAGAGAGGATAGAGCCTGGAGGGCTGTGCCTGATCTTTCAATCAGGCCTTTACGAGCCCAGGCTGGAGTTTCTGTTGGGGCCTTTTGGGCTGAGACTCAACAAGCTGTTGGATCTTGGCAACAAAATGGACATCAACGAGGTGGAAGCTCTTTCATACATGTACCAGGACCCCCACACCCGGGTCATAGGGATCCATCTGGAGAGCGCAGAGGGGGGAGCCAGGGAGTTCTTGGGGGTGATAAGGGAGGCTGCCAGGAAGGTGCCGGTGGTGGTGTTAAAAAGCGGCCGAACCGAGGCTGGAGTCAGGGCTGCTGCATCCCACACAGGGGTCATGGCAGGAGGAAACGACGCACTGTTTGATGCGGCTTTGAGACAGGCAGGGGCGATCCGGGCCCAGGGCATAGAAGAATTCTTCGATATATGCAAGGCTCTGGAGAGGCTTAGCCCCTTTTCCATGAAGGGGCCCAGGGTGGCCCTGGCCACTCTCCCGGGTGGAGAGGGAGTCATAGTCACGGATCTGTGCGAAATGATGGGGCTTCGTGCGGCCAGGATCTCGGATTCCAGTCTGGAAAAACTCAGGCCTGTTTTCCCTGGATGGGAGATAGGGGGCAACCCCTTTGATCTGGGTGTAAGCGTTCAGTTCCAGCACCCGGTTAAAGTGTACCAGACTTACCTTCAGGCCATGTTGAGCGACCCACAGGTGGACGCAGTGGCAGTGATGCTCCCCAGGTGGGCCGCAAGACTCCCGCAGGATTTTCTGCATCCCTTCCAACAGGTAGTCCCGGGGGGAAAGCCAGTGGTGGTATGGGTGCCAGGCATGTACGGCGGCGAACAGCCTCCCCTCAAGTGGATGGAAGACAGGGGCATCCCTGTTTTCCCCTCCCCTGAAAAGGCCATCAGAACCCTGGCAGCCCTGTATGCCTGGTGCAGGGCAACAGGAAGGATTCAAGAGAAGATGGACTGA